One Triticum dicoccoides isolate Atlit2015 ecotype Zavitan chromosome 5B, WEW_v2.0, whole genome shotgun sequence genomic window carries:
- the LOC119305038 gene encoding SNF2 domain-containing protein CLASSY 4-like, protein MEQPRKEFNWTKGHELLYMSGNVSVKTCKALIVAFNDMESEAKVMLASTKVCGEGITLFGASRVVLLDVEWNPSIERQVIGRAYRIGQQKIIHTYNLITEGTQEKGKYDIQAKKVQMSKLLFSSEPQPLECNPSSEFISIDRILEQMTEYENLKGIFVNILP, encoded by the coding sequence ATGGAACAGCCGAGGAAAGAGTTCAACTGGACTAAAGGCCACGAGCTCTTGTATATGAGTGGAAATGTCTCCGTTAAAACCTGCAAGGCCTTGATAGTGGCCTTCAATGATATGGAGAGTGAGGCCAAGGTGATGCTTGCATCGACAAAGGTGTGTGGAGAAGGTATTACCCTCTTTGGTGCGTCGcgtgtggtgctcctcgatgttgagTGGAACCCTTCTATCGAAAGGCAGGTGATTGGACGTGCATATCGAATTGGTCAGCAAAAGATTATCCATACATACAATCTAATCACAGAAGGAACACAAGAAAAGGGCAAATATGATATACAAGCTAAGAAGGTGCAaatgtccaaattgttgttttcaagTGAGCCACAGCCTCTGGAGTGCAACCCGTCATCAGAATTTATTTCCATTGACAGGATCTTGGAACAAATGACAGAATATGAAAATCTGAAAGGGATTTTTGTGAATATACTCCCATAG